Within Nitrospirota bacterium, the genomic segment TGAATTGTTCCATTTTCTCGCTGTAAGAATTATTATTCGGTGTTTATTTCATTATATTATGAAACAGATCCGGCGATATCCTGCTGTCGTTTCTGCAGCGTTTCCATTTGACGAAACTTCTTTGCCTGATGAGGAGCATTTTCCCGGAAGGTGATACGGTCTTCTTGCATGACTTCAAGCGGACATTGTACACATAACGGGTTATTTCTCCTGCAGAACGTCTTTCCCGCCTTAACAATCAACGCGTGATATTCATTGAAAATACCGGCATCGCGCGCAAGTGCATCGTGGAACATCTCCTGAAACCTGTCATACGGCTTGTCATGTTCCATGATTCCATGACGTGAAAGCATTCTTTTGGTATATGCATCGATCACAAATACCGGTTTCCCTGTTGCGTACAGGAGTATCGAGTCAGCGGTTTCAGGCCCGATCCCCCTTACAGAAAGAAGCTTTGTTCTCAGTTCAGTCATGTCCTCTTTTCCCATCTTCTGCATGCTTCCGCCGTAGTGGTGCATGAGCCATCCGACAAAAGACTTAAGCCTTACTGCCTTAATGTTGAAATATCCCGCAGGCCGTATCATGCCGGCAAGTTTCCCGTCCGGAATTGTGTGCAGCGCCTTTGCGGACAAAGCCCCGCCGGTTTTCAGATTGCGTATCGCTTTCTCAACATTGCCCCAGTTGGTATTCTGGGTCAGGATGGCGCCGACCGCGACCTCGAAAGGCGAATCACCCGGCCACCAGTGCTGGGGGCCGAATGCCTGATACAGCTTGACATATATAGCCTGAAGGATATGCATGGTATATTGTACGTTATTTGAAGGCCATCCACAAAATCAGCTTCCGGCTGTTCCTGCAGGGATTTCTCGCTTTTTCCATTCCCGACTTGTTTCTCATTCAGCGAATTGCCTATAATATCCCTCTGAAAGAAATCGAAAAAAATGGAGGAATGATGCTGATCAGGGGAAGAGTATGGAAATTCGGCAACGATATCGATACTGACGCGATCATCCCTGCGAGATACCTGAATACGTCCGATCCGAAAGAACTTGCCAGGCATGTGATGGAGGATGCGGACAATTCTTTCGCAGGCAGGGTGAGTACAGGAGACCTTATCGTTGCGGGCAAGAATTTCGGGTGCGGTTCATCGAGGGAACATGCTCCAATCGCCATTAAGGCAGCAGGCATCCAGGCCGTAGTGGCAAGGGATTTTGCGAGGATATTTTACCGGAATGCCTTCAATATCGGCCTTCCGATATTTGCATCTCCCGATGCATCGGAAAAGGTGCGAGAGGGCGATGAGGTTGAGGTTGATGCAGACAGGGGAATAATCCGGAACATTACCACAAGGGAAGAGTATAAAGCGAATCCTATTCCTCCGTTCATGCAGGAATTGATAGATTCGGGCGGGCTGATCGAGTGGACAAAAAGGAAACTCGCTAACAAGAAATAAGTGCCCCTCCACGTACAAGGCAGAAGGATGGGGGGCTGGGAGAATAATTTATGAAATCATATGACATTGCAGTCATCCCGGGAGACGGGACCGGGCCTGAGGTAATAGGGGAAGGAATCAA encodes:
- a CDS encoding endonuclease III domain-containing protein; amino-acid sequence: MHILQAIYVKLYQAFGPQHWWPGDSPFEVAVGAILTQNTNWGNVEKAIRNLKTGGALSAKALHTIPDGKLAGMIRPAGYFNIKAVRLKSFVGWLMHHYGGSMQKMGKEDMTELRTKLLSVRGIGPETADSILLYATGKPVFVIDAYTKRMLSRHGIMEHDKPYDRFQEMFHDALARDAGIFNEYHALIVKAGKTFCRRNNPLCVQCPLEVMQEDRITFRENAPHQAKKFRQMETLQKRQQDIAGSVS
- a CDS encoding 3-isopropylmalate dehydratase small subunit, with protein sequence MLIRGRVWKFGNDIDTDAIIPARYLNTSDPKELARHVMEDADNSFAGRVSTGDLIVAGKNFGCGSSREHAPIAIKAAGIQAVVARDFARIFYRNAFNIGLPIFASPDASEKVREGDEVEVDADRGIIRNITTREEYKANPIPPFMQELIDSGGLIEWTKRKLANKK